Within the bacterium genome, the region TTCGCGCTCCCCGCAAGTAATTGCCCCGAAGCCTGTGGCATTGTCAAGTTCATGGGTTCCATCCGGGCAACCTCTGCTAAGAGGTTGCAAGTATAGGGGGATAGGGAAGCCAAGAGCGGTATATAAAGGCTATGATTACAAAGATTTGTATGGGTGGTGCAGGTCTTTTTCAGATGTTGCACTGAAGAGGAGTTGTGATAGCTAAAAAACACATTTTCAATTGTTTGGTTAGGGTGGAGGGAGCTTGACAATCCCCGCTATTGTCCGTATTTTTATTGTTTACGGATTTGCCCGATGACCGACCGATCCCAACCTGCAGACAGTCCGCGCGTGGTGCGAGGAATGCCGACGCTTTCCCAGCGGGAACGCGACATTCTCAGCGCCATCGTTCGCCAGTTCGTGCTGACGGCCAATCCCGTTGGCTCGCGGCAGCTCTCGCGGAAACAGGCGTTCAATCTTTCACCGGCCACAATCCGCAACGTCATGGCCGATCTCGAAGAGATGGGCCTCCTCTGCCATCCGCATACGTCGGCGGGCCGCGTGCCGTCGGATCTCGGCTATCGCATGTACGTCAACGATCTTATGGAGTCGCGCGATCTGTCTCCCGAAGAGCGCGAGGCCATCGCCCGAGAATACGATGGTGTGTCCCACGAACTCGATGAGATCATGGCGGCCACGGCGCGCGTGCTGTCCACCGCCACCAAGCTGCTGGCGATTGTGCTCGTGCCGAATCTCGACGACGCCGTCCTGCACCGGATCGATCTGGTGCGGGTGTCGGAGAATCGGGTGCTGGTGGTGATCTCGCTGGACGCGGGGCCTGTGAAGACGATCATGGTCGAACTGGAACAGGTGATCGCCGAGGATCAACTCAAGCTCATCGCGCAGGCGGTCAACCGGCGGCTGGCCGGGTTGACGATGGCGCAGGTGCGCGCGCAAATCGGTGACCGGATCGGTGACCTGCCGACGCACTATCCGGGACTGGTCCGGTTTTTCGTGGATTCGGCCGAACGACTGTTCAGCTTCACGGACCGCGAAGAGATGAAAATCGGCGGCCGCGCGGAGGTGCTCTCGCAGCCCGAATTTTCCCGTCCCGAGAGTATGCGCGGCATCATCGAACTGATCGAAGACAAGGACATCATCTTCCATCTCCTGCACAAGGACGCAGGGGAAGAGCGAGTATCCATTTCCATCGGCAGTGAGAATCCGGACGCCCGCGCCAAGGATCTTTCGGTGATCACCTCCAGCTACTACACTCCGACCGCTTCGGGCAAATTTGGTGTGATCGGTCCGACGCGCATGGAATACTCGCGACTCAAGAGTCTGCTCGAGTTTACCGCGCGAATGGTTTCCGGTCATTTGTCCGGAAATCCGTCCAACAAATGAAAACCCGAAATCATCCCTTCTCATGATTCGCAAAGAAAAGAACACTCCGCCGGAAGAATCGCAGAATCCCGCGCCCGATGAGTCTTCCCTCGGGGAAAACGACACGCCGTCCACCGACGTGGAAACGGAATCCGTTGATATC harbors:
- the hrcA gene encoding heat-inducible transcriptional repressor HrcA → MTDRSQPADSPRVVRGMPTLSQRERDILSAIVRQFVLTANPVGSRQLSRKQAFNLSPATIRNVMADLEEMGLLCHPHTSAGRVPSDLGYRMYVNDLMESRDLSPEEREAIAREYDGVSHELDEIMAATARVLSTATKLLAIVLVPNLDDAVLHRIDLVRVSENRVLVVISLDAGPVKTIMVELEQVIAEDQLKLIAQAVNRRLAGLTMAQVRAQIGDRIGDLPTHYPGLVRFFVDSAERLFSFTDREEMKIGGRAEVLSQPEFSRPESMRGIIELIEDKDIIFHLLHKDAGEERVSISIGSENPDARAKDLSVITSSYYTPTASGKFGVIGPTRMEYSRLKSLLEFTARMVSGHLSGNPSNK